In Pseudomonadales bacterium, a single window of DNA contains:
- the metF gene encoding methylenetetrahydrofolate reductase [NAD(P)H]: MTQKIYSCEFFPPKSAQGDENLKLTWEKLSSKHPAFFSVTYGAGGSTRDKTFATVKRIKDAGLDVAPHLSFGGDNKEAVIDLLQLYRDMGINRLVALRGDLPSGMGGSHLVYASELVAFIRKHTGEHFHIEVAAYPEIHPQAQSYDKDIFYLKKKFDAGANSAITQYFYNADAYFYFIERCQAAGINKSIVPGIMPITNFSNLARFSDTCGAEIPRWIRKRLQSYADDSASILSFGIDVVTELCEKLLAGGAPGLHFYTMNKAEQVLALWENLRLDQAD, translated from the coding sequence ATGACTCAAAAAATCTATAGCTGCGAGTTTTTCCCGCCCAAAAGTGCCCAGGGCGATGAGAACCTCAAGCTGACCTGGGAAAAACTGAGTAGTAAGCACCCGGCGTTCTTTTCTGTGACCTATGGCGCCGGTGGTTCGACCCGTGACAAAACCTTTGCCACCGTCAAGCGCATCAAGGATGCAGGGCTCGATGTGGCCCCGCACCTTTCCTTTGGCGGCGATAACAAAGAAGCGGTGATCGATTTATTACAGCTTTATCGTGATATGGGGATTAACCGTCTGGTGGCACTCAGAGGCGACCTGCCATCCGGAATGGGTGGCAGCCATTTAGTCTACGCCAGCGAATTGGTAGCCTTTATTCGCAAACATACCGGCGAGCACTTTCATATCGAGGTAGCCGCCTATCCAGAAATCCACCCGCAGGCACAGAGCTACGATAAAGATATTTTTTATCTGAAGAAAAAATTTGATGCCGGGGCCAATAGCGCAATCACTCAGTATTTCTATAATGCCGATGCCTATTTTTACTTTATTGAACGCTGCCAGGCGGCAGGCATTAACAAATCCATTGTGCCTGGCATTATGCCCATCACTAACTTCAGCAATTTGGCACGCTTTTCAGATACCTGCGGTGCAGAAATTCCCCGCTGGATTCGTAAACGCCTGCAATCCTATGCCGATGATTCCGCCAGTATTTTATCTTTTGGCATTGATGTCGTCACAGAGCTGTGCGAAAAGCTATTGGCAGGAGGGGCGCCTGGATTACATTTTTATACGATGAACAAAGCCGAGCAGGTTCTGGCTTTATGGGAAAATCTGCGCTTAGATCAGGCAGATTAA
- the gap gene encoding type I glyceraldehyde-3-phosphate dehydrogenase → MSYRLAINGYGRIGRCVLRALYESAHKQDMDIVAINELADIETIAHLTKYDSTHGRFSGDISVEGELLVINGDRIPVTHFKQRDHLPWAAQKVDLVLECSGSFTDRVSAEQHLSCGAKRVLFSQPAEPCVDATIVYGINHQSLTADDTIISNASCTTNCIVPVIKCLDDGIGVELGHITTIHSAMNDQPVIDAYHHTDLRRTRSASASIIPVETQLAKGIARVLPEFEKRFTASAMRVPTVNVSIMDLTVQMKRATTVAEVNQLLKNAATGGLAGILGYTDELLASCDFNHDVRSSIVDGGQTCVTGDRLVKVMAWFDNEWGFANRMLDVAGVLKNLTKK, encoded by the coding sequence ATGTCCTATCGGTTAGCGATTAACGGTTATGGCCGCATCGGTCGCTGTGTGTTGCGTGCGCTCTATGAGTCTGCCCACAAGCAGGATATGGATATCGTCGCCATTAATGAGCTGGCGGATATTGAAACCATCGCGCATCTTACCAAATACGACTCCACTCATGGCCGTTTTTCCGGTGACATTAGTGTCGAAGGAGAGCTGCTGGTAATTAACGGCGACCGTATACCGGTAACGCATTTTAAACAGCGCGATCACTTACCCTGGGCTGCGCAAAAAGTTGATCTCGTACTGGAGTGTTCGGGTAGCTTTACCGATCGTGTTTCCGCCGAGCAACACTTGAGCTGTGGCGCAAAACGGGTGCTCTTTTCCCAGCCTGCCGAACCCTGTGTCGATGCCACCATCGTTTACGGCATCAATCATCAAAGTCTGACTGCCGATGATACGATTATTTCTAATGCTTCCTGCACGACTAACTGTATCGTGCCAGTGATTAAGTGTCTGGATGATGGTATCGGTGTGGAATTAGGCCACATCACTACTATTCATTCCGCGATGAATGACCAGCCAGTTATCGATGCTTATCATCATACCGATTTACGCCGCACACGCAGTGCTAGTGCATCCATTATCCCGGTGGAAACGCAGCTGGCAAAGGGTATTGCGCGGGTGCTGCCGGAATTTGAAAAGCGTTTTACTGCTTCGGCAATGCGGGTACCGACGGTGAATGTTTCGATCATGGATTTGACCGTGCAAATGAAAAGGGCAACCACGGTCGCGGAAGTGAATCAACTACTTAAAAATGCAGCAACAGGAGGACTCGCTGGTATTTTAGGCTATACCGATGAGTTGCTGGCATCCTGTGACTTTAATCATGATGTGCGCTCATCCATTGTTGATGGCGGACAAACCTGCGTTACCGGTGATCGCCTGGTCAAGGTAATGGCTTGGTTCGATAATGAGTGGGGTTTTGCGAATCGTATGCTTGATGTTGCCGGTGTGCTGAAAAATTTAACAAAAAAATAA
- the tkt gene encoding transketolase encodes MSSQTVPRNQLANAVRALSMDAVQQANSGHPGAPMGMADIAEVLWNDFLVHNPTNPQWPNRDRFVLSNGHGSMLLYSLLHLAGYDLSIDDLKNFRQLHSKTPGHPEYGYAPGVETTTGPLGQGIANAVGMAIAERTLAAQFNEPNFPIVDHHTYVFLGDGCLMEGISHEVCSLAGTLGLGKLIALYDDNGISIDGEVQGWFSDNTAKRFEAYGWQVIAHVDGHDPAEIKTALKTARANTEQPTLICCQTIIGFGAPNKQGTESVHGAALGEAEVQAARENLGWQHPPFDIPEAIYSGWNAKQRGAVAESDWQTLFTAYGSAHPVKAAEFERRVKGELPNDFAQIAEEYAQKAQGAAEKIATRKASQNCLNAFGPGLPELLGGSADLTGSNLTNWSGSQPLTRNQADGNYIYYGVREFGMSAIMNGIALHGGFIPYGGTFLMFMEYARNAVRMAALMKLRSIFVYTHDSIGLGEDGPTHQAVEQLTSLRSTPNMSVWRPCDTVESAVAWQSAIERQDGPSALIFSRQSLPVMPRSAEQLANIKRGGYILKDSEQAPQAIIIATGSEIGTAMAATEDLQRSGVQVRLVSMPSTDLFDAQDENYRESVLPANIAARVVVEASHQDYWYKYAGLNGRIIGMKSFGESAPGEQLMEYFGFTTDNIVQQVEALL; translated from the coding sequence ATGTCGTCGCAGACCGTTCCGCGAAATCAACTTGCCAATGCCGTGCGTGCTTTAAGTATGGATGCAGTCCAACAAGCTAACTCCGGGCATCCCGGGGCGCCAATGGGAATGGCTGATATTGCGGAAGTGCTATGGAATGATTTCCTGGTACACAATCCGACGAATCCGCAGTGGCCAAACCGTGACCGCTTTGTACTCTCCAATGGTCACGGCTCCATGTTGCTGTACTCCCTGTTACATTTGGCCGGTTATGATCTCAGTATCGATGATCTTAAGAATTTTCGTCAGCTCCACTCAAAAACACCAGGACATCCGGAGTATGGTTATGCCCCCGGCGTCGAAACCACCACCGGGCCGTTGGGGCAGGGTATTGCCAATGCGGTGGGTATGGCCATAGCAGAGAGAACCTTAGCGGCTCAATTTAACGAGCCGAACTTCCCCATTGTCGATCACCATACTTACGTATTCTTAGGTGATGGCTGTTTGATGGAGGGTATTTCCCACGAAGTGTGCTCATTAGCCGGAACGCTCGGTTTGGGCAAACTGATCGCGCTTTATGATGATAATGGCATCTCAATTGATGGCGAAGTGCAGGGTTGGTTTAGCGATAATACGGCAAAACGCTTTGAAGCCTATGGTTGGCAGGTGATCGCTCATGTAGACGGCCATGATCCGGCAGAAATTAAGACTGCACTAAAAACCGCGCGCGCCAACACAGAACAGCCTACCTTGATTTGCTGCCAGACCATTATAGGGTTTGGAGCGCCTAATAAACAGGGTACAGAGAGTGTGCATGGTGCCGCCTTGGGCGAGGCTGAGGTGCAGGCAGCGCGTGAAAATCTGGGCTGGCAACATCCGCCCTTTGATATACCTGAAGCTATTTATAGCGGTTGGAATGCGAAGCAGCGCGGTGCCGTAGCGGAATCAGACTGGCAAACCCTGTTTACGGCTTATGGCTCGGCCCACCCCGTTAAAGCAGCGGAATTCGAGCGCCGCGTTAAAGGTGAGTTACCAAATGATTTTGCGCAAATTGCAGAAGAATACGCTCAAAAAGCGCAGGGCGCAGCTGAAAAAATCGCTACTCGTAAGGCCTCGCAAAATTGCCTCAATGCCTTTGGGCCTGGATTGCCGGAGTTACTGGGAGGGTCAGCTGACCTTACTGGATCCAATTTGACTAACTGGAGTGGCAGTCAACCGCTAACGCGTAATCAGGCGGACGGTAATTATATTTATTATGGTGTGCGTGAATTTGGTATGTCGGCCATTATGAACGGTATTGCTTTGCATGGCGGCTTTATTCCTTATGGTGGCACGTTCTTGATGTTTATGGAGTATGCGCGCAATGCCGTGCGTATGGCGGCTTTAATGAAGCTGCGTAGTATCTTCGTCTACACTCATGATTCGATTGGCCTGGGTGAAGACGGTCCTACTCACCAAGCGGTGGAACAACTGACCTCTTTGCGCAGCACTCCCAATATGTCAGTATGGCGTCCCTGTGATACCGTCGAATCAGCGGTGGCCTGGCAATCTGCGATTGAACGTCAAGATGGCCCCAGCGCATTGATTTTTTCACGTCAATCCCTGCCAGTGATGCCGCGCTCTGCCGAGCAGCTCGCGAATATAAAGCGCGGTGGTTATATCCTCAAGGACAGTGAACAGGCGCCGCAAGCAATTATTATCGCCACTGGTTCAGAGATCGGTACAGCAATGGCGGCAACAGAAGATTTACAGAGGAGCGGCGTACAGGTCAGGTTGGTATCAATGCCATCTACAGACTTGTTTGATGCGCAGGATGAGAACTATCGAGAATCTGTCTTGCCTGCGAATATTGCGGCCCGTGTTGTAGTGGAAGCGTCGCATCAGGATTATTGGTATAAGTATGCGGGCTTGAATGGGCGCATCATTGGCATGAAGAGCTTTGGTGAGTCGGCACCCGGTGAGCAATTAATGGAATATTTTGGTTTCACCACGGATAATATCGTGCAGCAAGTGGAAGCACTGCTCTAG
- a CDS encoding adenosylhomocysteinase: protein MSSTATAPNQTADYKVADINLANWGRKEIQIAESEMPALMALREKYRTEQPLKDAKIIGCIHMTIQTAVLIETLIDLGAEVRWSSCNIFSTQDHAAAAIAAQGIPVFAWKGETEPEYEWCIEQTILKDGQPWDANMLLDDGGDLTAIVHEKYPAMLAKIHGITEETTTGVHRLIEMLEKGTLKVPAINVNDSVTKSKNDNKYGCRHSLNDAIKRATDHLLSGKKALVVGYGDVGKGSAQSLRQEGMIVRVTEIDPICAMQACMDGFELVSPYINGDNDGTLDCINKDLLGGTDLIVTTTGNVNVCDKNMLQNLKNGAVVCNIGHFDHEIDTAYMRQNWEWEEVKPQVHLIHRNKEAGDHLILLSEGRLVNLGNATGHPSRIMDGSFANQVLAQIHLYQQAYASQDSATQAQQLRVEVLPKQLDEEVARHMVAGFDGVITKMTQKQSDYISVPIDGPYKTDSYRY, encoded by the coding sequence ATGTCCAGCACAGCAACCGCGCCCAACCAAACAGCCGACTATAAAGTCGCCGATATTAACTTAGCCAATTGGGGCCGCAAAGAAATTCAAATCGCCGAGAGTGAGATGCCCGCACTGATGGCGCTGCGCGAAAAATATCGTACAGAACAGCCACTCAAAGATGCCAAGATTATTGGCTGTATTCACATGACAATTCAAACGGCTGTACTCATCGAAACCTTGATCGACCTGGGCGCAGAGGTACGTTGGTCTTCCTGTAACATTTTCTCGACACAGGATCATGCTGCCGCCGCCATCGCTGCGCAAGGCATTCCAGTGTTTGCCTGGAAAGGCGAAACCGAGCCTGAATATGAATGGTGTATCGAACAAACCATTCTCAAGGATGGCCAACCTTGGGACGCCAACATGTTGCTAGATGACGGTGGTGATTTAACCGCTATCGTCCATGAGAAATATCCAGCAATGTTAGCCAAAATTCATGGTATCACCGAAGAAACCACCACCGGAGTGCACCGGCTCATCGAAATGTTAGAAAAAGGCACTCTTAAGGTGCCCGCCATCAACGTTAATGATTCGGTGACCAAATCTAAGAACGATAATAAATACGGCTGCCGTCACAGCTTAAATGATGCCATCAAACGTGCAACAGATCATTTACTGTCCGGCAAGAAAGCGCTGGTGGTTGGTTATGGCGATGTCGGCAAAGGTTCTGCACAATCGCTGCGCCAGGAAGGTATGATCGTTCGGGTGACTGAAATCGACCCCATTTGTGCGATGCAGGCCTGTATGGATGGCTTTGAGTTAGTGTCGCCCTATATCAATGGCGATAACGACGGCACACTGGACTGCATCAACAAAGACCTGCTGGGCGGTACCGACCTGATCGTCACCACCACTGGTAACGTCAACGTCTGCGATAAAAACATGTTACAAAATCTGAAGAATGGTGCCGTAGTCTGCAATATCGGCCACTTTGACCATGAAATCGACACCGCCTATATGCGCCAGAACTGGGAGTGGGAAGAGGTCAAACCCCAGGTTCATTTGATTCACCGTAACAAAGAGGCGGGTGATCATTTGATTCTGCTATCGGAAGGGCGCTTGGTCAATCTGGGCAATGCCACCGGACATCCTTCGCGCATTATGGACGGCTCCTTTGCCAACCAGGTGTTGGCGCAAATCCATTTATATCAGCAGGCTTACGCCAGCCAGGATAGCGCCACGCAAGCACAACAGTTACGCGTTGAAGTACTGCCAAAACAGTTGGACGAAGAAGTCGCACGCCATATGGTGGCTGGCTTCGATGGCGTCATTACCAAAATGACTCAAAAACAGTCTGACTATATTAGCGTGCCTATCGATGGCCCCTACAAAACCGACAGCTATCGTTACTAA
- a CDS encoding metalloregulator ArsR/SmtB family transcription factor, giving the protein MNTTLGDSSTETVPASMSEAFLARACKAAADALRIKILRVLRAESFGVLELCHILDLAQPKLSHHLKVLANAGLVATRREGNSIFYRRPLLAIESPLTAFNQALFASIDQLPLDTKMVERLHKIREERAHSSVEFFTKNAAKFKEHQALITENSQYVANIRDLVKLAQLPSSATAIEIGPGEGDYLIELAIQFDQVIALDNSTSMLAIAQQKTNKAHLNNIEFIHGEPLDAVKRNIKVDLLVSNMVLHHIASPAEFFQQGSQLLKAGGYILIAELCPHDQSWVKDSCGDIWLGFEPEELQHWAEAADLISRQNLFLGLRNGFQVQLHLFQKSLNSNPIHH; this is encoded by the coding sequence ATGAATACTACCCTGGGCGACAGCTCGACAGAAACCGTACCCGCCAGCATGAGCGAGGCTTTCCTCGCGCGTGCCTGCAAGGCTGCAGCGGATGCGCTGCGGATAAAGATTCTGCGTGTGCTGCGCGCCGAATCTTTTGGCGTACTTGAGCTTTGCCATATACTCGATCTGGCCCAACCCAAGTTGAGCCATCACCTAAAAGTCTTAGCCAACGCCGGACTAGTCGCCACCCGGCGAGAGGGCAATTCAATCTTCTATCGGAGACCTTTGCTGGCGATAGAAAGTCCACTAACAGCGTTTAATCAGGCACTTTTCGCCAGTATTGACCAACTACCCTTGGATACGAAGATGGTTGAGCGCCTACACAAAATTCGCGAGGAACGCGCCCATTCTTCAGTTGAATTTTTTACTAAGAATGCAGCAAAGTTCAAAGAACATCAGGCATTAATTACCGAAAATTCTCAATATGTCGCCAACATTCGCGATCTAGTCAAATTAGCACAGTTACCAAGCAGTGCTACCGCTATTGAAATCGGTCCCGGCGAAGGCGACTATTTAATCGAACTGGCAATTCAGTTCGACCAAGTAATCGCTCTGGATAATTCCACCAGCATGTTGGCCATTGCGCAACAGAAAACCAATAAAGCTCACCTGAATAACATCGAGTTTATTCATGGCGAGCCGTTAGATGCCGTCAAACGCAATATTAAGGTGGATTTATTGGTTAGCAATATGGTGTTACATCATATTGCTTCACCAGCGGAATTTTTCCAACAGGGTAGCCAACTGTTAAAAGCTGGTGGCTATATACTGATTGCAGAGCTCTGCCCACATGACCAATCCTGGGTTAAAGACAGCTGCGGCGATATTTGGCTTGGCTTTGAACCTGAAGAACTTCAACACTGGGCTGAGGCAGCCGACCTCATCTCGAGGCAAAATCTATTTTTAGGGCTGCGCAATGGCTTCCAAGTGCAGCTCCACCTGTTCCAAAAAAGCTTAAATTCCAACCCTATCCATCATTAA
- a CDS encoding methionine adenosyltransferase: protein MSDYSIFTSESVSEGHPDKMADQISDAVLDSIIAEDKDARVAVETMVKTGMAIIAGEVRTNTYIDLEDLVREVILDIGYNSSDVGFDGASCAVLNAIGKQSSDIAMGVDEGDSKEQGAGDQGLMFGYATNETAVLMPAPIYYSHRLVERQAYLRKRNVLTWLRPDAKSQVTLRYENGKPVAVDAVVLSTQHDPDVSQKDIREAVMEEIIQHVLPAEWLHADTKYHINPTGQFIIGGPVGDCGLTGRKIIVDTYGGMARHGGGAFSGKDPSKVDRSAAYAGRYVAKNIVAAGLADRCEIQVSYAIGVAEPTSISINTFGTGKLPDEQIVNLISEHFDLRPAGLIQMLDLKRPIYRATAAYGHFGREEENFTWEKTDKAEALKAAL, encoded by the coding sequence ATGAGCGATTATTCTATATTTACCTCGGAATCTGTTTCCGAAGGGCATCCCGACAAAATGGCGGACCAAATCTCCGACGCGGTTCTGGATTCTATTATTGCAGAAGACAAAGATGCCCGCGTTGCGGTTGAGACCATGGTCAAAACCGGCATGGCCATTATCGCAGGCGAAGTCCGCACTAATACCTATATCGACCTAGAAGACTTGGTACGAGAGGTCATTTTAGATATTGGCTATAACAGTTCCGATGTGGGTTTTGATGGTGCCTCCTGCGCCGTACTGAATGCCATCGGCAAGCAATCCAGCGATATCGCCATGGGTGTTGATGAGGGCGACAGCAAAGAACAGGGCGCTGGCGACCAGGGTTTAATGTTTGGTTATGCTACCAATGAAACAGCCGTATTGATGCCCGCACCTATCTACTATTCCCATCGCCTAGTGGAGCGCCAAGCTTATTTAAGAAAACGTAATGTGCTTACTTGGTTACGTCCCGATGCTAAAAGCCAGGTCACGCTGCGTTATGAAAATGGTAAGCCTGTGGCGGTGGATGCGGTAGTACTCTCAACCCAACATGATCCAGACGTTAGCCAGAAGGATATTCGTGAAGCGGTAATGGAGGAAATTATCCAGCACGTGCTTCCCGCAGAATGGCTGCATGCTGATACCAAGTACCATATCAACCCAACTGGCCAGTTTATTATTGGCGGGCCCGTTGGTGATTGCGGCTTGACCGGACGAAAAATCATTGTCGATACCTACGGTGGCATGGCACGCCATGGCGGCGGCGCATTCTCCGGCAAAGACCCCTCCAAGGTGGATCGCTCAGCCGCCTACGCCGGGCGTTATGTCGCCAAAAATATTGTTGCAGCAGGTTTGGCTGATCGTTGCGAAATCCAGGTCTCCTACGCCATTGGCGTCGCTGAGCCTACTTCCATCAGCATCAATACCTTCGGTACTGGTAAATTACCCGACGAGCAGATCGTCAATCTAATTTCCGAGCATTTCGATTTACGCCCAGCCGGACTCATTCAGATGCTCGACCTGAAACGCCCCATATACCGCGCAACTGCAGCTTATGGGCACTTTGGCCGCGAGGAAGAAAACTTTACCTGGGAAAAAACTGATAAAGCAGAAGCGCTAAAAGCAGCACTTTAA
- a CDS encoding phosphoglycerate kinase, producing MTVLNMTDLDLNGKRVLIREDLNVPVKEGKVTSDARIRAALPTIKLALKAGAGVIVMSHLGRPKEGVSWQDQQEFSLQPIAQYLAELLARPVRFERDWLEGVEVQSGELVLVENVRFNTGEKADDETLAKKMAQLCDVFVMDAFGTAHRAQASTHGVAKFAPVACAGPLLSNELSALKQALANPARPVVAIVGGAKVSTKLTVLKSLSKIVDQLIVGGGIANTFLAAAGFPVGKSLCEHDLIDDAKALLQQTEIPLPTDVVVAKEFSESAVAVTKAVMDVADDEMILDIGPNSAAVLAGILREAKTIIWNGPVGVFEFDQFGQGTQVIAEAIAASTAFSIAGGGDTLAAVDKYGITEQISYISTGGGAFLEYVEGKILPAVAILEQRAANQ from the coding sequence ATGACTGTACTGAATATGACTGACCTTGATCTGAACGGCAAGCGCGTATTGATTCGAGAGGATCTTAATGTGCCGGTTAAAGAGGGGAAAGTAACCAGCGACGCGCGTATCCGCGCAGCTTTACCAACAATTAAGCTCGCACTTAAAGCCGGGGCAGGTGTTATCGTGATGTCGCATCTCGGTCGCCCAAAGGAAGGGGTGAGCTGGCAGGACCAACAGGAGTTTTCGTTACAGCCGATCGCACAATATTTGGCAGAGCTGCTGGCTAGGCCGGTACGTTTTGAGCGGGATTGGTTGGAGGGGGTCGAAGTACAGTCAGGTGAATTAGTCCTGGTGGAAAATGTCCGTTTTAATACCGGGGAAAAGGCGGATGACGAGACATTGGCAAAAAAAATGGCACAGCTCTGCGATGTTTTTGTAATGGATGCTTTCGGTACGGCCCATCGGGCGCAGGCATCCACCCACGGTGTCGCGAAATTTGCCCCTGTCGCTTGTGCGGGGCCACTGTTGAGTAATGAGCTGAGTGCGCTGAAGCAGGCACTTGCCAACCCAGCACGGCCGGTGGTTGCTATTGTCGGGGGGGCGAAAGTCTCGACCAAACTGACCGTGCTGAAGTCGTTATCAAAAATAGTTGATCAATTGATTGTCGGCGGCGGCATCGCCAATACCTTTTTAGCGGCGGCGGGTTTTCCAGTTGGCAAATCTTTGTGCGAGCATGATTTGATCGATGATGCAAAAGCATTGCTGCAGCAAACAGAAATTCCCTTACCGACGGATGTGGTGGTGGCGAAGGAGTTTAGCGAGTCGGCGGTTGCCGTCACCAAGGCGGTGATGGATGTGGCGGATGATGAGATGATTCTCGATATTGGCCCGAATTCAGCAGCGGTTTTGGCTGGTATTTTACGTGAGGCAAAAACAATTATCTGGAACGGTCCGGTGGGGGTGTTTGAGTTCGACCAATTTGGCCAGGGTACGCAAGTTATTGCTGAGGCCATTGCCGCAAGCACCGCTTTTTCGATAGCTGGTGGCGGTGATACGCTGGCGGCAGTTGATAAATACGGCATTACCGAGCAAATTTCCTATATCTCCACCGGTGGAGGTGCCTTTTTGGAATATGTTGAAGGCAAAATACTTCCGGCTGTGGCAATATTGGAACAACGCGCAGCAAACCAATAA